A section of the Bacillus sp. HSf4 genome encodes:
- a CDS encoding coproporphyrinogen III oxidase, giving the protein MRIYIEGLQDERFQRPLEHIANLFFEESEVVFAEEETADLAIVLRYERDEASVSASGAIKDTDIKADCTKSLAPGLSEKEAFKQVKNTVSYIYLTMLQKHTGIVQKWGILTGVRPTKLLHKKLQSGLSKEQAHAELKRDYLIHEEKIELMQNIIDRQLKAVPDLYELDREVSIYIGIPFCPTKCAYCTFPAYAIRGQAGRVGSFLWGLHYEMQKIGEWLKTHHVKITTVYFGGGTPTSISAEEMDLLYEEMYRSFPDVENIREITVEAGRPDTITEEKLAVLNKWNIDRISINPQSYENETLKAIGRHHTVEETIEKYHLSRKHGMSNINMDLIIGLPGEGVKEFQNSLRETEALMPESLTVHTLSFKRASEMTRNKHKYKVADRGEIVKMMDDAVSWTKQHGYHPYYLYRQKNILGNLENIGYSLPGQESIYNIMIMEEKQTIIGIGCGAASKFVDPKTGKITHFANPKDPKTYNDRFEHYTEEKLRYLSELYEQDAKSGFHRA; this is encoded by the coding sequence TTGCGCATTTATATAGAAGGGCTTCAAGATGAAAGATTCCAGCGGCCCCTTGAGCACATAGCCAACCTATTTTTTGAAGAGTCCGAGGTTGTTTTCGCTGAAGAAGAAACAGCCGACCTTGCGATTGTCCTCCGCTATGAGCGGGACGAGGCATCAGTCAGCGCATCTGGAGCAATCAAAGATACGGACATCAAAGCCGACTGCACGAAATCACTTGCGCCCGGTTTGTCGGAGAAAGAAGCGTTCAAACAGGTGAAAAACACCGTTTCCTATATTTATTTAACGATGCTGCAAAAGCATACGGGGATCGTGCAGAAGTGGGGCATCTTGACAGGCGTCCGTCCGACAAAGCTGCTTCACAAAAAACTGCAGAGCGGCTTGTCAAAAGAGCAGGCTCATGCCGAATTAAAAAGAGATTACTTAATTCATGAAGAAAAGATCGAACTGATGCAAAACATCATCGACCGGCAGCTGAAAGCTGTTCCTGATTTATACGAATTGGACAGGGAAGTCTCGATTTATATCGGCATCCCGTTCTGTCCGACAAAATGCGCCTACTGTACGTTTCCAGCTTACGCCATCAGGGGGCAGGCCGGACGGGTCGGTTCATTTTTGTGGGGTCTGCACTATGAAATGCAGAAAATCGGCGAATGGCTCAAAACCCATCATGTGAAAATTACGACCGTTTATTTCGGCGGGGGCACACCGACAAGCATTTCCGCGGAAGAAATGGATCTTTTGTATGAAGAAATGTACCGCTCCTTTCCCGATGTGGAAAATATCCGTGAAATTACGGTTGAAGCGGGCCGCCCTGACACCATCACAGAGGAAAAGCTCGCCGTTTTAAACAAATGGAACATCGACCGCATCAGCATCAACCCGCAATCGTACGAAAATGAGACACTGAAGGCGATCGGACGCCATCATACGGTTGAAGAGACGATTGAAAAATATCATTTGTCACGAAAGCACGGCATGTCGAACATCAATATGGATTTAATCATCGGCCTTCCGGGCGAAGGCGTCAAAGAATTCCAAAACTCCCTTCGCGAAACGGAAGCATTAATGCCGGAGTCACTGACAGTCCATACATTGTCATTTAAACGGGCATCTGAAATGACGAGAAACAAGCACAAATACAAAGTGGCCGACCGCGGGGAAATCGTCAAGATGATGGATGATGCAGTGTCCTGGACAAAACAGCACGGCTATCATCCCTACTATTTGTACAGGCAAAAAAACATCCTCGGCAATCTTGAAAATATCGGTTACTCTTTGCCGGGACAGGAAAGCATCTACAACATTATGATCATGGAAGAAAAGCAGACGATCATCGGCATCGGCTGCGGAGCGGCAAGTAAATTTGTCGATCCGAAAACAGGAAAAATCACGCATTTCGCCAATCCGAAGGATCCCAAAACATATAACGACAGGTTTGAACACTACACAGAGGAAAAACTTCGCTACCTGTCTGAGCTTTATGAACAGGACGCCAAAAGCGGGTTTCATAGGGCTTAA
- a CDS encoding Cof-type HAD-IIB family hydrolase: MSKQMLALNIDGTLLRTNGRLHPATKEAIEYAKKKDVYVTLVTNRHFRSAQKIAKSLKLNAKLITHSGAIIADNIDEPLLEKRISEEKTFNLVQILESYDCNIRILHEKYSIGNRKKTNSNLLGKTMIHPSDPIFYPVQFVDSLSDMLMDEPVSAPVIEVYCTKEQQEDIKETIKGAFPSVDIIEAGEKMLIVHKGVSKESGLTMLAADLGFNMDDVVAIGHDIDDLPMIELAGLGVAMGNAVQEVKQKADWVTRSNDEQGVAYMIKEYFRMQQSKGFLKKFHIRKV, from the coding sequence GTGTCAAAACAAATGCTTGCGCTCAATATAGACGGAACGCTGCTTCGGACAAACGGACGGCTTCATCCCGCAACGAAGGAAGCGATAGAATATGCAAAGAAAAAAGATGTATATGTTACGCTTGTCACAAACAGGCATTTTCGCTCGGCGCAAAAAATCGCCAAATCGCTTAAACTCAATGCAAAACTGATTACCCACAGCGGGGCCATTATTGCCGACAATATCGATGAACCATTGTTGGAAAAAAGGATTTCCGAAGAAAAAACGTTCAACCTTGTTCAAATATTGGAGAGCTATGATTGCAATATACGAATCCTCCATGAAAAATATTCAATCGGCAACCGCAAAAAAACAAACTCCAATCTGCTTGGCAAAACGATGATCCATCCGTCTGATCCGATCTTTTATCCCGTGCAGTTCGTTGATTCCTTAAGCGATATGCTGATGGATGAACCGGTCAGTGCGCCGGTTATTGAAGTTTATTGTACAAAAGAGCAGCAAGAGGATATCAAAGAAACGATCAAAGGCGCTTTTCCTTCGGTCGATATCATCGAGGCTGGAGAAAAAATGCTGATCGTCCACAAAGGCGTTTCAAAAGAATCGGGCTTGACCATGCTTGCCGCAGATCTTGGCTTCAATATGGACGATGTCGTCGCGATCGGCCATGACATCGATGATCTGCCGATGATTGAGCTTGCGGGACTCGGTGTGGCAATGGGCAATGCCGTCCAGGAAGTCAAGCAAAAAGCCGATTGGGTGACGCGATCCAATGATGAGCAGGGCGTCGCCTATATGATTAAAGAATATTTCAGAATGCAGCAGAGCAAAGGCTTTCTTAAAAAATTCCATATTAGAAAAGTATAA
- a CDS encoding YhzD family protein, which translates to METYYVTVFDPSGETLLNERFEAMNEEEAKEKGKKLLKEKQFSDHTHRVVHSSGKMIVFQR; encoded by the coding sequence ATGGAAACATATTATGTAACCGTTTTCGATCCTTCGGGGGAAACCTTGCTGAATGAACGGTTTGAAGCGATGAATGAGGAAGAAGCAAAAGAAAAAGGAAAAAAGCTGTTGAAGGAAAAACAATTCTCGGACCATACCCACCGTGTAGTTCATTCGTCCGGTAAAATGATCGTGTTCCAAAGATAA
- a CDS encoding YlbF family regulator → MTVNLHDSAYDLEKALRESDEYSRLKSLYDEVNADQSAKKMFDNFRDIQLKLQQKQMNGEDISQEEVEQAQKSVALVQQHEKISQLMEAEQRMSVLIAELNKIIMKPLEELYGNPES, encoded by the coding sequence ATGACGGTCAACTTGCACGATTCGGCTTATGATTTGGAGAAGGCATTGCGTGAAAGCGATGAATACTCCCGGTTGAAAAGCCTTTATGATGAGGTGAATGCCGATCAATCTGCCAAAAAGATGTTTGATAACTTTCGTGATATTCAGCTGAAGCTTCAGCAGAAACAGATGAACGGTGAAGACATCTCCCAGGAGGAAGTCGAACAGGCGCAAAAATCCGTAGCGCTTGTCCAGCAGCATGAAAAAATTTCTCAGCTGATGGAAGCAGAGCAGCGGATGAGCGTGCTGATTGCCGAACTGAACAAAATCATCATGAAGCCGCTGGAAGAACTTTACGGAAATCCGGAAAGCTAA
- a CDS encoding DUF445 family protein, with protein sequence MYVLGIFIIMIAIGALIGAVTNHFAIKMLFRPYKAHYIFGKRIPFTPGLIPKRRDELARQMGQMVTGHLLTTEGIQKRLTSDTVKKEALQLGRRLLSHAGQSTLTLGEALEKIGIADPAQKADQYVNKWTDEKLSALLAAYEHEPLKELIPIEAQEKLKEKIPMVSDYILQRAVSYFESDEGKSRLGHMIDDFLKERGMLGSMVQMFLGNSSLVDRVQPEIIKFLKNGETARLLMDLLENEWDKLKEYTFKEADDKWNLQTLIMKMKQKLMKRFSLAPFFERTTGSYVSMIEQEVEKRLPEVTDRLLEEAGRRLEDILKRLQLEDIVKEQVDNFPVERLEEMVLSISKREFKMITYLGGLLGGIIGAVQALFVIFI encoded by the coding sequence ATGTATGTTTTAGGAATTTTTATCATCATGATTGCAATTGGCGCACTGATTGGCGCTGTGACGAATCACTTTGCGATCAAAATGCTTTTTCGCCCATATAAGGCGCATTACATATTCGGGAAGCGGATCCCTTTTACACCCGGTTTGATTCCGAAAAGACGTGATGAACTGGCGAGGCAGATGGGACAGATGGTCACAGGTCACCTGCTGACAACGGAGGGAATCCAAAAAAGGCTGACATCGGACACGGTCAAAAAAGAGGCGCTCCAATTGGGGAGGCGGCTCTTGTCGCACGCAGGCCAATCGACGCTTACGCTTGGAGAAGCGCTCGAAAAAATCGGAATTGCCGATCCCGCCCAGAAGGCCGACCAATATGTGAACAAATGGACGGATGAAAAGCTGTCTGCCCTTTTGGCGGCGTATGAACATGAACCGCTGAAAGAGCTGATTCCTATAGAAGCACAGGAAAAGCTGAAAGAAAAAATCCCGATGGTGTCCGACTATATTTTGCAGCGGGCTGTCAGCTATTTTGAAAGTGATGAAGGGAAAAGCCGCCTTGGACATATGATTGACGATTTTTTGAAAGAGCGCGGCATGCTCGGGAGCATGGTGCAGATGTTTTTAGGCAACAGCAGCCTGGTTGACCGCGTTCAGCCGGAGATCATCAAGTTTTTGAAAAACGGTGAAACCGCACGGCTGCTGATGGATTTGCTTGAAAATGAATGGGACAAGCTGAAGGAGTATACTTTTAAAGAAGCGGATGACAAATGGAACCTTCAAACCTTGATCATGAAGATGAAACAAAAGCTGATGAAGCGATTTTCGCTCGCGCCTTTTTTTGAAAGAACGACAGGCTCATACGTCTCCATGATCGAACAGGAGGTTGAAAAACGTCTGCCGGAAGTGACCGACCGCCTTCTTGAAGAAGCAGGGCGCCGCCTGGAAGATATATTGAAAAGGCTCCAGCTTGAAGACATCGTAAAGGAGCAGGTCGACAATTTTCCGGTCGAGCGTCTCGAGGAAATGGTCTTGTCCATCTCGAAACGGGAGTTTAAGATGATCACGTATTTAGGCGGATTGCTTGGCGGAATCATCGGAGCGGTTCAAGCCCTCTTCGTGATCTTCATCTGA
- a CDS encoding ABC transporter ATP-binding protein: protein MLKIDHVTKKFGSFTAVNDLTLEIPEKEMFGLLGANGAGKTTTFRMILGLLNATEGAVTWKGKPINYNVTGSIGYLPEERGLYPKLKVRDQLVYLGRLKGMSKQDALKEMDKWLEKFHITEYADKKVEELSKGNQQKIQFITAVLHKPDLLILDEPFSGLDPVNVELLKDAVVSLKNSGTSIVFSSHRMEHVEELCEHVCILQRGTPVVQGRLKEIKRSFGKKNVTIHSDDDLSFLKEASGITKWREISDGVRLQIENEDISRELFSMLQGRGFIRKFELEEPSLHDIFIEKVGARYE from the coding sequence ATGCTGAAAATCGATCATGTAACGAAAAAGTTCGGTTCTTTTACAGCGGTGAACGATCTGACGCTCGAGATCCCCGAGAAAGAAATGTTCGGACTGCTTGGTGCAAATGGAGCGGGAAAAACGACGACGTTTCGAATGATACTGGGCCTTTTGAATGCGACAGAAGGCGCGGTGACCTGGAAGGGGAAGCCGATCAATTACAATGTCACCGGCAGCATCGGCTATTTGCCGGAGGAACGCGGACTGTATCCGAAGCTGAAAGTAAGAGATCAGCTCGTATACCTCGGCCGTCTGAAAGGCATGTCAAAACAGGACGCGCTTAAAGAAATGGATAAATGGCTGGAAAAATTCCACATTACAGAATATGCGGATAAAAAGGTTGAAGAGCTCTCAAAGGGAAACCAGCAAAAGATTCAGTTCATCACAGCTGTTCTGCACAAACCCGACCTTTTGATTCTCGATGAGCCGTTCAGCGGACTCGATCCTGTCAATGTCGAGCTGTTAAAGGACGCGGTTGTTTCCCTGAAAAACAGCGGAACGTCCATCGTCTTTTCGAGCCACAGGATGGAGCATGTTGAAGAGCTCTGTGAACACGTCTGCATTTTGCAGCGCGGCACGCCGGTCGTTCAAGGAAGATTAAAAGAAATCAAGCGTTCTTTTGGCAAAAAGAACGTCACGATCCACTCAGATGACGACTTGAGTTTTCTCAAAGAAGCGAGCGGGATTACAAAGTGGAGAGAGATTTCTGACGGCGTCAGGCTGCAAATCGAGAATGAGGACATTTCCCGGGAGCTGTTTTCCATGCTTCAAGGGCGCGGGTTTATCCGAAAGTTTGAACTGGAAGAGCCTTCTTTGCATGATATTTTCATTGAAAAGGTAGGTGCCCGTTATGAGTAG
- a CDS encoding enoyl-CoA hydratase — MEYIKWKDRGEMFEIVLNRPEAYNALHVQMLEELKEALTLASESEAMLLLLKGSGKGFSAGGDINMMLSTDEKLSELVIDTLSDIAMMIYSMPKITVAAVHGAATGLGLSLALSCDHVLADKGAKLAMNFIGIGLVPDGGGHFFLERRIGERAAKELIWSGKKLTADEARRLQLVDAVFDGDLDRHVGAHLEKLLESPLSAMIETKKIYQTLNAGRLRTTLDLEKVSQIKMRRTSDHQEGIRAFLEKRQPRFNRQ, encoded by the coding sequence TTGGAGTATATCAAATGGAAAGACAGGGGCGAGATGTTTGAGATTGTCCTGAATCGACCAGAGGCGTATAATGCCTTACATGTCCAAATGCTTGAAGAGCTGAAAGAGGCATTGACCCTTGCTTCGGAAAGTGAAGCGATGCTTTTGCTTCTGAAAGGCAGCGGAAAGGGATTTTCAGCGGGAGGCGACATCAACATGATGCTGTCCACCGATGAAAAACTGTCAGAACTTGTGATTGATACGCTTTCCGATATTGCAATGATGATCTACAGCATGCCGAAGATTACGGTCGCGGCCGTCCACGGTGCGGCGACGGGGCTGGGGTTGAGCCTTGCACTCAGCTGTGACCATGTGCTTGCCGACAAAGGAGCAAAGCTGGCGATGAACTTTATCGGCATCGGTCTTGTCCCTGATGGCGGCGGGCATTTTTTTCTGGAACGGCGAATTGGTGAACGCGCCGCCAAAGAACTGATTTGGAGCGGCAAAAAGCTGACGGCTGATGAAGCGAGGAGGCTTCAGCTGGTTGATGCGGTATTTGACGGGGATCTCGACCGCCATGTTGGGGCGCATCTCGAAAAACTGCTCGAATCGCCGCTTTCGGCCATGATTGAGACGAAAAAAATTTATCAGACTTTGAATGCCGGCCGTCTTCGCACAACGCTTGATCTTGAAAAAGTGTCCCAGATCAAAATGAGAAGGACAAGCGATCATCAAGAAGGAATCAGGGCGTTTCTGGAAAAGCGGCAACCCCGGTTTAATCGCCAATGA
- a CDS encoding Rap family tetratricopeptide repeat protein, with the protein MRQKIPSEFVAAKLNDWYNAIRKNQVAASESLKAEILNDFQDMEENQDVLLYYSLLEFRHKLMLSYLKPEKTENIEKNLRDLEEKEDQMTGLLNYYYWFFKGMYEFKQKQFVKAIDCYKMAEQKVSVLADEVEKAEFYYKLAEIYYYINQRYLSINYAELASEIFNKYETLKEKKIFCDFIIAGNWVESMKYGDALTSLSNALEDAKKIENSHLTASAHFNLGNCYFYQGLYREASDHMESALSIFKQESSSYIPKVLYNLMYVHLKQANFAVAAECYEKGIKSAASLGDEEHAAKLNILRGLYLDGGDQIAVERGFDYLESKHMYSVVEELALDAAQYYNKVERLKDSIFYYEKGAQARRKIQRGDALYES; encoded by the coding sequence TTGAGACAAAAGATTCCATCTGAATTCGTTGCTGCAAAGCTGAATGACTGGTACAACGCCATTCGGAAAAATCAGGTCGCCGCCAGTGAATCATTAAAAGCCGAAATTTTAAACGACTTTCAAGACATGGAAGAAAATCAGGATGTCCTGCTTTATTATTCGCTGCTAGAATTCAGGCATAAGCTGATGCTCAGCTATTTGAAACCAGAAAAAACAGAAAATATTGAAAAAAACCTTCGGGATTTGGAAGAAAAAGAAGACCAAATGACGGGGTTATTAAACTATTACTATTGGTTTTTTAAAGGAATGTACGAATTTAAGCAAAAGCAGTTCGTCAAAGCGATCGACTGTTATAAAATGGCTGAACAAAAAGTGAGCGTATTGGCAGACGAGGTTGAAAAGGCAGAGTTTTATTATAAGCTTGCGGAAATTTATTATTATATCAACCAGCGGTACCTTTCGATCAACTATGCGGAGCTGGCTTCCGAGATTTTTAACAAATACGAAACACTGAAAGAAAAAAAGATTTTTTGCGATTTTATCATTGCCGGCAATTGGGTTGAATCGATGAAATATGGTGATGCGCTGACAAGTCTGTCCAATGCTTTAGAAGATGCGAAAAAAATCGAAAACAGCCATTTGACGGCATCCGCACATTTCAATTTGGGGAATTGCTACTTTTATCAAGGATTATACCGCGAAGCTTCCGACCACATGGAGAGCGCTCTTTCCATTTTCAAACAGGAAAGTTCATCATATATTCCAAAGGTTCTCTACAATTTGATGTACGTCCATCTGAAACAGGCCAATTTTGCTGTAGCTGCCGAATGTTACGAAAAAGGCATCAAAAGTGCGGCATCTCTCGGCGATGAAGAACATGCGGCAAAGCTGAATATTCTGCGGGGACTGTATTTAGACGGAGGGGACCAAATCGCTGTGGAACGCGGATTTGATTATTTGGAGTCGAAACATATGTATTCTGTTGTCGAAGAACTGGCATTAGACGCGGCTCAATATTATAATAAAGTTGAGCGGCTGAAAGATTCCATTTTTTATTATGAAAAGGGCGCTCAGGCAAGACGAAAAATTCAAAGGGGAGATGCGTTGTATGAAAGTTAA